The following proteins are co-located in the Enoplosus armatus isolate fEnoArm2 chromosome 8, fEnoArm2.hap1, whole genome shotgun sequence genome:
- the LOC139288482 gene encoding N-alpha-acetyltransferase 80, with translation MLTVRSEPLTSTNSKLESGGEPNADLHPISTLDCRTQHVENVCEISTLDGEVTEKLHTDSEQPEKTRAVPIHRRPDLLVPCADLVNSEWQRSQAARIHSLQKSCPEFPVCLVLLRGHRETERLVGHARLSRVVGHSSSLFVESVVVSKAERGKGYGRTLMEEIERYAKSRAFKRLCLTTHDKQHFYAHLGYVLSTPVQNAGAMTAFVPMEMLLRFSRMPGEEANTEKQTRTKMAPQIPQGNKDSGGACVVGSPPPSSLPPPPPLPPPPSIPHPPPPPPPPPQSAGQLVVQTLTETPHRDAKGVPIYWMHKDI, from the exons ATGCTTACAGTAAG GTCTGAGCCATTAACGTCAACGAATTCCAAACTGGAGAGCGGAGGTGAGCCGAACGCCGATCTGCACCCCATCTCAACATTAGACTGTCGGACACAACATGTTGAGAACGTCTGTGAGATCTCAACACTGGATGGAGAAGTTACGGAAAAGCTGCACACCGACTCTGAACAACCAGAGAAGACCCGTGCAGTTCCGATCCACCGGCGTCCTGACCTGCTGGTTCCCTGCGCGGACCTGGTCAACTCCGAGTGGCAGAGGAGCCAGGCGGCCCGGATTCACTCCCTCCAGAAGTCCTGTCCAGAGTTCCCCGTCTGCTTGGTTCTCCTGCGGGGCCACAGGGAGACAGAGCGGCTGGTCGGCCACGCGCGGTTGTCGCGGGTCGTaggtcacagcagcagcctgttcGTCGAGTCGGTGGTCGTGTCTAAGGCGGAACGAGGGAAGGGCTACGGCCGGACTCTGATGGAGGAGATTGAGCGCTACGCCAAGAGTAGAGCTTTCAAGCGCCTGTGTCTGACCACCCACGATAAGCAGCACTTCTATGCCCACCTTGGCTACGTGCTGTCGACGCCGGTGCAGAACGCAGGCGCCATGACAGCGTTTGTTCCCATGGAGATGCTTTTGAGGTTCTCCAGAATGCCGGGTGAAGAGGCGAACACGGAGAAACAAACACGGACAAAGATGGCTCCTCAAATACCACAAGGGAACAAAGACTCAGGAGGTGCTTGTGTTGTAGGGTCACCTCCACCTTCTAgtttacctcctcctcctcctctacctcctccaccctccatccctcatcctcctccaccacctcctcctcctcctcagtctgcaGGGCAGCTTGTAGTTCAGACTCTGACTGAAACTCCCCACAGAGACGCCAAAGGAGTTCCCATCTATTGGATGCACAAAGACATTTGA
- the hyal3 gene encoding hyaluronidase-3, whose translation MVLSRLPLPFLLLLLSPIPCTSVSQTSTQAAALPRGPLPAVAAAGPILPDQPFVVVWNMPTARCQKHYNVHLDLGDFDIVENRKQRFQGQKMTIFYRDRLGKYPYLSRDNRKVNGGLPQLGDLSAHLYLAATQISSSLQPNFTGFGVIDWEEWRPLWKTNFGAKMKYRRLSKLLVRQERPDLSERVTTSLARQRFEEGARRFMEQTLRLAARGRPKGLWGFYGLPFCFNKHKRKTDKSYTGRCHRGTKKRNDQLSWLWRRSSALYPSIYLPQWLAGSTDAALMVRHRLREALRVGSVWRHGNNTNHATPVLPYTRPAFTHTLTFLNKTDLVHTLGESAALGAAGVVLWGEMAFAESKHQCILLRNYIHTVLGPFIRSLRSDTRRCSLQLCQGNGRCARRWPGSSHMVSSGPATTSDPNEINLLTDSSGSKPYHNHFMCQCYPGWTGQECQEKK comes from the exons ATGGTGCTGTCTcgcctccctctccccttcctcctcctcctcctctcacccatCCCCTGCACATCTGTGTCACAAACCTCCACCCAAGCGGCCGCCCTCCCCCGCGGCCccctgcctgctgtggctgcagcaggTCCGATCCTGCCGGACCAGCCCTTCGTTGTGGTGTGGAACATGCCCACGGCACGGTGCCAGAAACACTACAACGTCCACCTGGACCTGGGAGACTTCGACATCGTGGAGAACCGGAAGCAGCGCTTCCAGGGACAG AAAATGACCATCTTCTACCGTGACCGCCTGGGGAAATATCCATACCTCTCCCGAGACAACAGGAAGGTGAACGGAGGGTTGCCGCAGCTCGGCGACCTCTCAGCTCACCTGTACCTTGCAGCGACTCAGATTTCCAGCTCGCTGCAGCCAAACTTCACCGGTTTTGGCGTTATCGACTGGGAAGAGTGGCGGCCGTTGTGGAAGACAAACTTTGGAGCCAAGATGAAGTACCGGAGGCTGTCCAAGCTGCTGGTGAGACAGGAGAGACCGGATTTGTCAGAGAGGGTCACGACATCGTTGGCGAGGCAAAGGTTTGAGGAGGGTGCTCGGAGGTTCATGGAGCAGACACTGCGGTTGGCGGCCAGAGGTCGCCCCAAAGGACTCTGGGGGTTTTATGGTTTACCTTTCTGCTTTAATAAGCATAAGAGAAAGACAG ATAAAAGCTACACAGGACGCTGCCACAGGGGGACCAAGAAGCGAAATGATCAGCTGTCCTGGCTCTGGCGGCGGTCCTCCGCTCTCTATCCCAGCATCTACCTGCCACAATGGCTGGCAGGGTCCACGGATGCAGCTCTGATGGTCAG ACACAGACTGCGGGAGGCTTTGAGGGTGGGGTCAGTTTGGCGCCATGGCAACAATACCAATCATGCCACACCAGTCCTTCCATACACCAGGCCAGCGTTCACGCACACTCTCACCTTTCTTAACAAG acagaccTGGTGCACACGTTGGGGGAGAGTGCGGCGCTGGGAGCTGCTGGAGTGGTGCTGTGGGGAGAGATGGCATTTGCAGAATCCAAG CATCAGTGCATCCTTCTCAGAAACTACATACACACTGTCTTGGGTCCCTTCATCCGGTCACTGAGGTCTGACACCCGGCGCTGCAGCCTCCAGCTTTGCCAAGGCAACGGCCGCTGCGCCAGGCGATGGCCCGGGTCTAGTCACATGGTCTCCTCGGGTCCGGCTACAACCTCCGACCCTAATGAGATCAACCTCCTCACTGACTCCTCTGGCAGCAAACCTTATCACAACCACTTCATGTGTCAGTGCTACCCGGGCTGGACCGGGCAGGAGTGTCAAGAGAAGAAGTAA